ATTCCGCATGGTGGTAGTTTCGCTTTCCCTATTTCACTACTGTCATTATTTTGTATTACCGCTTGCAATTTGTCTAGTCGAGTGAACTGGTAGTATTTTCTTGGAATTTtctctgatttttttttttactgtggAAAAGAATTGGAAAGGTGAGACGAAAggtaaaattataaaaagggggaaagtacaCTCACCATACATACAAGGTGGCAAGGAAAAGATTTTATTTCTAATAACTAAATAATTAAGCGTTTGGCCCTcgctaaaatattaaaaatatatattatatccGATGGCCAAACCGAAGTAcctaaaaaagaagcaagaagccgctgcagcggcggcggcagctgagcagcaaaaaaaggaacaagatGGGGATCCGTCAGTGGCGAAAGGCGCAGGTGCTCCGGATGAGGAACCAAAGAGCTCCGGTGCGATGGTGGCGTTCGCGAATCCCGTGTTCCGTGACGGTGTGAGCGATATTCTTGTGGAAAAAATCGATATTAGCTACCAGGGAGTTCATATTCTGGAGAATGCCACCTTGAACCTGGTTGCGGGACACCGTTATGGTCTTGTGGGTCCTAATGGATGCGGTAAGTCAACTTTGTTGAAGGTTCTTGGCTGTCACGAAATACCGTTTCCCAAACATGTTGATAGGTATTTTGTGTCGCATGAGGTCGAAGCATCCGATATGTCAGCTATTGACGCAGTAGTGTCCGTggacaaggaaaaggagctGCTGGAGAAAGAAATAGAGGAGTTGGCGCTTGCAGATCAGGAGGATCCTGTAGTGACGCAGCGTATGGATGACATTTACAAGCGCCTGGATGAGTTGGATGCCGACACTGCGCTAGCGCGCGCAGGGAAAATATTGTTTGGTCTTGGCTTTACGCCAGAGATGCAGTTGCGGCCGACGAAGTCATTTTCTGGTGGGTGGCGTATGCGCATTTCCCTAGCTCAGGCGCTGTTCATTAATCCAACAGTTCTTCTACTTGACGAACCAACGAACCATCTCGACATTGAGGCCGTGGTGTGGTTGGAGAACTATCTCTCCAAGTTCAAGAAAATTCTTTTCATGGTATCCCACTCGCAGGATTTCATGAATAGCGTCTGCACCAAGGTGGCTCATATGGCCCGGGGGAAGCTCGATTACTACGACGGAAACTACGATCAGTACTGCATAACGCGTGCAGAAAAGGAGAGTAACCAGATGCGCCGGTTTCAGTGGGAACAGAACCAGATTAAGAGCATGAAAGAGTATATTGCCCGTTTCGGTCATGGTAGTGCAAAGCTTGCACGGCAGGCCCAGTCAAAGGAAAAGACGCTTGCCCGTATGACACGTGGTGGCCTCACTGAAAATGTGGCCAAAGACAGGCAAGTAAACTTTTGGTTCCCCTGCGCGGGACCGCTTCCCCCGCCGATGCTTCAGTTCCGAGAGGTGTCTTTTGCCTACCCAGGGCGTGAGCCTCTTTTCCAGGACCTTGAACTTGGAGTAGACATGGAATCACGTATCTGTCTTGTTGGACCGAATGGTGCAGGGAAGACAACCCTGACAAAGCTAATGTGCCGTGAGCTGGAACCCACAACTGGTTATGTTGCTAAGAATGCTCACTGCATCATTGCCCGTTTCCATCAGCACTTCGTGGATCAAATCGATTTGTCCCTTTCGCCGCTAGAGTGGATGGGACAAGAGTACCCAACGGTGACCGACCCCAATATACTGCGCAGCGCGCTCGGACGATTTGGTGTATCTGGCAAACTTCAGATGACACCCATGAACACCCTTTCGGATGGCCAGAAGTCAAGAGTGGTCTTTTCCTGGATGGCATTCAAAACGCCTCACTTGATGATTCTTGACGAGCCAACAAACCACCTTGATATTGAGTCCATTGACGCTTTGGCCGATGCGGTTAACAGTTTTGAGGGTgctgtggtggtggtttccCACGATCTCCGCCTCATCGCGCAGATTGCCGAAGAAATTTGGATTGTGGACCAGGGGAAATGCCGCAAGTTTGATGGTGACATCGCCGACTACAAGGAACATGTCCAGCGCGAAGTCAACCGTATGACAGAAGACTACGCCAACCGGAAGTGAGTTCTTCTTGTGGACCGCTGCCGTAACATTAAgatggaaagggggagggaagaggaagtggaaTGAACTGAAGGTGAGACAGAGTAACACTCGAAGATGGGCCTCCCGGGGCTTGAGttgcagaaacagaaacggcTAATACGAAAGGCACGAGTACGAAGGTGGTCTAATTTCTGGGATCTGAAGCCGTCACGTACGTAGGTTCTCCACTCGGTTTCGCCTATGGGAAAGGCAACACGGTCAGACAAATCTGCTTCACTACTTACTCCGCTTCATTCGTGCAGGTTGTGCCTCTTTTTATTGTGCAACATTATCGAAACCCTTGGTTCGTTGTAACAGCTGGCACAGGGGATGGAAAAGGGCGGTGTCACAAACTGGGCTTTACCGCACTTGCACTCGTGTAAGGACCACTGAAGGTGCAACGACGTTTCGTCTTTGATGTGtgtaaaggaggaggaatgtGAGGGAACAGAaaacggagaaaaaaaaacaaagcagttCTTAGTCAAGGTAATACAGGTGGGGAAGTGCCTGAGCCTTGCTTACACTCTGGTTTTCACTGTAATGCAGTAATGCGCTGCAACAGGTTTTTAGTAATCTTTTCAAACCGTGGAAGTGGTCTCATCCCCTCCCGCCTTGTTTCTCCGCACATTCCCCTCTAACTGGTTACTGCCTTTAAAGtggtaagttttttttttttaaataggAGGCAAGCTTCGCGTTTTCGGTCCTTTTCGTGTAGCTTACTTAGCTCACACTctcgttttttaaaaatatctGATAATTTCCATGTACTtaatcatttctttttctctacaTAATTTTTCTTCACACCAAGTGC
This region of Trypanosoma brucei gambiense DAL972 chromosome 10, complete sequence genomic DNA includes:
- a CDS encoding ABC transporter, putative, with translation MAKPKYLKKKQEAAAAAAAAEQQKKEQDGDPSVAKGAGAPDEEPKSSGAMVAFANPVFRDGVSDILVEKIDISYQGVHILENATLNLVAGHRYGLVGPNGCGKSTLLKVLGCHEIPFPKHVDRYFVSHEVEASDMSAIDAVVSVDKEKELLEKEIEELALADQEDPVVTQRMDDIYKRLDELDADTALARAGKILFGLGFTPEMQLRPTKSFSGGWRMRISLAQALFINPTVLLLDEPTNHLDIEAVVWLENYLSKFKKILFMVSHSQDFMNSVCTKVAHMARGKLDYYDGNYDQYCITRAEKESNQMRRFQWEQNQIKSMKEYIARFGHGSAKLARQAQSKEKTLARMTRGGLTENVAKDRQVNFWFPCAGPLPPPMLQFREVSFAYPGREPLFQDLELGVDMESRICLVGPNGAGKTTLTKLMCRELEPTTGYVAKNAHCIIARFHQHFVDQIDLSLSPLEWMGQEYPTVTDPNILRSALGRFGVSGKLQMTPMNTLSDGQKSRVVFSWMAFKTPHLMILDEPTNHLDIESIDALADAVNSFEGAVVVVSHDLRLIAQIAEEIWIVDQGKCRKFDGDIADYKEHVQREVNRMTEDYANRK